The sequence GTTCCTGCAGAAAATGTATGATCCAGAGCTTTGCGCAACGTTGGAGCACATTGTTTCATCCGAATTCCAGACCGTGTCTTATACGGAAGCGGTTGATATCCTCCAGCAATCAGAACAGCCCTTCGAGTTTCCAGTAGAATGGGGTGCAGACCTACAGTCAGAACATGAACGTTATCTGACAGAGCAGCACTATGGCTGCCCAGTCGTTTTGATAGACTACCCACGTGACATCAAAGCATTCTATATGAAGCAGAATCCAGATGATCGCACAGTGGCAGCAATGGATGTCTTGTTTCCAAGAATTGGGGAGATCATCGGAGGTTCCCAGCGTGAAGACAACCTCGAACAACTACAAAAGCGTCTTCGTGAGCTAGATTTGCCAGAGGAAGAATATGGTTGGTACCTAGATCTGCGTCGCTACGGTTCTGTGCCTCACTCCGGTTTTGGCCTTGGCTTTGAGCGAATTGTTCAATTCGTTACAGGCATGAAGAACATCCGTGACGTGATCCCCTTCCCACGAGTGCCCGGCCATGCCGATTTCTAGGACTTGATGCGGATCCTGATCACCAGCAACGTTCGCTGGTGGAATGCGGAGGCTGCCTATGCAGCTACTCTCGCAAGAGAATTACTGAATGCTGGGCATAAAGTTTGGGTGCTGACCCTCCCCAATTCTCTGAATGAGACTAAGCTGCGTAATTGGAACCTGCCAATCATTACGGACATCCCACTTAGTTCTTCAAATCCTTGGCAACTTTGGCGGGCTTACCAACGGCTGCAATCCCTGATTGAGGAACAGCAAATTCAGATTGTCAATGCCCACCGATCCGAGGGATTCCCCCTGCTCGTGTTGCTTCGGCAACGGCTGAAAAGTTTTGTGTTAATCCGTACTCGCGGTACAATTCGACCACTTCGTGATCATTGGCTAAATCGTAAGTTACATGAGGATTGGATTGAGTCCGTGATTGTACCTGCGCAGGTGATCGCTTCCCAACTTCGCCAGGTCCTCAATCTTCCATCAGAGCGTCTGCAGGTCATCTACTATCCTGTTAACCCAAGTTCGATTGACTCACAGGGAGAAAGTGAGGCTCAACAATCTCGATTAGAGTGTCTTGATCGATTGGGTATCCCAAGGCATTGTCGAGTCATTGGTATTGTTGGACGTATTCGGCCAGTCAAGGGGCAAAGGATTCTTTTAAAAAGTTTTGCCGCACTAAGAAAGCGTTTTCCAGACATAGTGCTGCTGATGCTCTATCGAGATACGAATGAGACAGAAGCAGAATGGCAAGGGCTTTTGCAAGATTTGGCTGAATCGAATCTCAAGCAGAATGTCTACTTGTATGGTTATCGCGAGGATGTTCTGGAAATTATGCGTCACACTGATATTGGCGTGGTTAGTTCTGTCGATTCTGAAGTGATTTGTCGTGTGGCTGTTGAATTTTTTTCTGTGGGGACGCCTGTGGTTGCTTTTCCTACCGGAGCTCTACCTGAGATCATTCAGGATGGTGTCACAGGCCGGATCACAAAAGACAAGAGTGCAGAAGCCCTGGCCGAAATTCTGGAGTGGATGCT is a genomic window of SAR324 cluster bacterium containing:
- a CDS encoding glycosyltransferase family 4 protein, translating into MRILITSNVRWWNAEAAYAATLARELLNAGHKVWVLTLPNSLNETKLRNWNLPIITDIPLSSSNPWQLWRAYQRLQSLIEEQQIQIVNAHRSEGFPLLVLLRQRLKSFVLIRTRGTIRPLRDHWLNRKLHEDWIESVIVPAQVIASQLRQVLNLPSERLQVIYYPVNPSSIDSQGESEAQQSRLECLDRLGIPRHCRVIGIVGRIRPVKGQRILLKSFAALRKRFPDIVLLMLYRDTNETEAEWQGLLQDLAESNLKQNVYLYGYREDVLEIMRHTDIGVVSSVDSEVICRVAVEFFSVGTPVVAFPTGALPEIIQDGVTGRITKDKSAEALAEILEWMLESPERIAEFGKNARQQSLECFDPNKLLEQTLSVYEQSWQHLRSQLVTGEANVRP